The Panicum virgatum strain AP13 chromosome 6K, P.virgatum_v5, whole genome shotgun sequence nucleotide sequence ATACCTTATGCACAACATATTACTCTAACCCTTGTGtactttgaataagttggctcataccttgaTTTCTGTAGATGGGGCTTACTCGCATTTCATCCCTCGTCTTGAGCGGTTGAGAGACTGAACAACCTTTACCAGAATATTTCCTGTTGCCTGTTCAGGTTCCTATCTTGGAGTTTtgcatgttttcaaaaatagttTAAGATTCCCCGATGGTGCTCTCAAatcgctcaaggtgtatgatcctcaccatggTCGGGAATTTTGACCATCTTCATCCTACTCTAAGGCTGATATCTGGAGTTTTCGGTATGAAGAGTgtagcataccttggttacttGTGTTGTCGAGCCGAAGAGTGGTTCGCAAGAGGTCGGTACTCGATCAAATCCCAATCTTATGGAAGGTGAAAAATGTTCAGGGAAGAGGGAGGAAATGGACTCACGCTTAGAACATCTCTGGTCTTTTTATTTGAGCTCCTTATTTCGTCTCTCTTGAGTGGAGGTATGGGTCttgtctcctttttcttttttctttctttgcttctttgtctagttttttttaaggaaGATGACCCGTACTCCATGAGGATAAAGTTGTTGGAAGGGAGCATTTCTTGGATAGATCATTTGAGATGGATAGGCTCACTGTGGAGATTTTTGGTTTTGTTGTGAGGGGAATTGTCCGGCGAAGGTGGATATCAATACCCGGAGTAGGTAATTGACATGCCAGACATCTAAGGCTAGCAAACAATGGGTACACAAAGGAGAAAGATCggtagatgacaagtaccttccTCAAACGGACTCACCATTCGGCAAAGTTCAAGATAACTCAAGATAGCTTATATCAGTTCATAAGATAAAGCATTATGGCTCTGGGTAAGACATGTAAACCAAAGGGGAAATCTTtaccatgttttattttaaagaaattccgagaggttccctactagagcatgcAGTTTTATTCCGGTTCGGGCtatctcaaatctcacaacaacttagacttggaaatcaagctcatgctcccactcaaaccagaattttagtgatttttccatgagccaacaaattaagtactaggagagtaaaaagttgTAAACGAGGTACTTGTAAAGCAtggacagagcaactattcatcatctccatgataagagcttaTACGGATTTGCACACATATATGTCGggagttttattcaaagcatgaaacatttttgtgttttatttatttattttgttttgtgtttattttattttcttttcttttcgaatTTTTGAAAGACTCAAAcaaactatttttttatttaaggaTACAAGATGAAAGGACATGATGGATGACTTACTTGGATACATTGGCATCCCCCCAAGCTTGAATGAAGCCCAGTAGGTCTGCCATCttggctgattttttttttgtttgcaatGTAGAATTGAAAGGATGCATTTGCGAGaatttaaacatgccatgatgCGGAATAGAAAACTATGCAACAAGATAAAttatcctatatgcaaatgcaggaatggataactaccacgtacctcatggcaagggctcgAATTTTTCGTCCTGAGCGAGACTATCCATACCTTGGGTTTGGTCATCGTCACCTGATGGAGATGTTGGTGGCGACACTTTCTTCCGCCATAGGCAGAGTTTCTTCGATCTCATTCTTCCCAAATTCTAGAAATTTCTTACGTTGGATGTTCCGCTTCGTGTTCCATTGGTTATACACCTTGATCTCCTCCCGAGTTCGAAGATTCTCCACGGATTCGATGAGGGTAGAGTTGGATGGGGTATATGGCTTCTCCAGCTCTTTCACGGATTCCTTCCGGTTGAAACATTTGATCTGTGAGCATTGCTCATCCTTCGGTCTAAAGCCGAATCTCTCCTTCTGCtcattgatgttgagttggattGCTCCAACTCCCGCATCAATGTGTGCAGTTGTTATActcaagaatggcctccccAATATGAGAGGGATCTTGGTGTCGGCTTCCATATCGAGAATGACGAAATCAAGGGGGACAAAGAAATTCCGTATTTTCACCGGAATATCCTTGGCGATCCCCGTGAGATGACGAACCCAttggtctgctagctgcaaacacatggcagtaggagcaagcgcatgatagttaagtttatcataaatTACCTTTGGCATGGCACTGATGCTTGCTCGCAGATCGCAAAGAGCGTGCATAAAGTGTTGAGCTCCGATGGAacatgtgatggtggggcatcctagtttcttcttcttctccaggagagggTTGAGTATAGCTGTGCTACACTCACTTGTAAGCTGCACGACCTTGGTGGTCGGCAGGACCCTCTTGttgccaaggatatccttgagatACTTGGCGTACGTGGGAACCTGCATAGTGTTAAGAAGTGGTATGTTGCCATAAAGCTTCTtgattacctcgacgaacttgccgaattgctcgTCGGCCACCGACCTCCTTTTCCGCTCTAGAAACGGTAAGGCGGTTGTATCGTGacagtcccgtgaagttctagggggttccacggggtcttcaTGGGTAGCAATGTTGTTGGATTCTTCAGCCTCCTCCAACACCCCGTCTTCAACATCGGTATTCCTGGCGGTTACGGTCTCCCGCCGTGTACCTACATCCTGTAGAAGATGTGGTCTCTGTGCGGATTGTCTTGCCCGCACAACTATCGCATTCACGCTTTCTTTCGGGTTCACTCCCGGTTGCTCGGGAAGCTCCCCCGTGTTATGGTTATGATAGGATGAGGCcagctgagttactttagtttctatcaatttattgaaactcagctgatTTTTAATAACAGAGTTAAACCCTTCTAGTTGCATAGCCAAAGATTCAAGAATTTTACCATTAGCGAGAAATTTCT carries:
- the LOC120713306 gene encoding uncharacterized protein LOC120713306 translates to MDLLMKKLESPHQEVDQTESRMTCEKCGNTGHSGKSCPFTQEDEKSIGNDTPDDTDYRPQQGWNSKPDLPFGQQQERKRRSVADEQFGKFVEVIKKLYGNIPLLNTMQVPTYAKYLKDILGNKRVLPTTKVVQLTSECSTAILNPLLEKKKKLGCPTITCSIGAQHFMHALCDLRASISAMPKLADQWVRHLTGIAKDIPVKIRNFFVPLDFVILDMEADTKIPLILGRPFLSITTAHIDAGVGAIQLNINEQKERFGFRPKDEQCSQIKCFNRKESVKELEKPYTPSNSTLIESVENLRTREEIKVYNQWNTKRNIQRKKFLEFGKNEIEETLPMAEESVATNISIR